The following proteins are co-located in the Diaphorobacter sp. HDW4B genome:
- a CDS encoding ferrous iron transporter B, whose amino-acid sequence MTNSASNQPQASGGGALHVALLGNPNCGKTALFNLMTGARQKVANYAGVTVERKEGWFTTPGGKRVRMLDLPGAYSLHAQSMDEAVTRDVLLGRRAGEPLPELVACVTDATHLRLNLRLVLEARNLGLPMVLVLNMSDMARKQGIQIDEAVLSRELGVPVISTVAVKADGAQELLKWIDADQLKKAIPAKKEEFKGDAQQRVLDLHDEVRRILDLAVKAPAVQLARDDKIDAIVLHPVWGLVLLAALLFLIFQAVFAWAAVPMDFIDATTASTAEWLNGHMADGPLRSLLADGVIAGAGGVIVFLPQILILFFFILVLEDSGYLPRAAFLLDRVMGTVGLSGRSFIPLLSSFACAIPGVMAARSIPSWRDRLVTIMIAPLMTCSARLPVYALLIGAFIPERTIGGIFNLQGLVLFGLYIAGIVSAMAVAYVAKRFGVRQGRAALMMELPAYRWPSIRSLILGLYERAVIFLKRVGGIILALTIVLWFLSSFPGAPDGATEPAITYSLAGRIGEAMALVFAPIGFNWQICIALVPGMAAREVAVSALGTVYALSASGDDTAAQLGPLIASQWSLATALSLLTWFIFAPQCLATLATVRRETNSWKYVAIMAAYLFGLAYIACFIVYHGAVALGWG is encoded by the coding sequence ATGACGAACAGCGCAAGCAATCAACCACAGGCTTCCGGCGGCGGCGCGCTGCATGTGGCGCTGCTGGGCAATCCCAACTGCGGCAAGACGGCACTTTTCAACTTGATGACCGGCGCGCGCCAGAAGGTGGCGAACTACGCGGGCGTGACCGTGGAGCGCAAGGAAGGCTGGTTCACCACGCCGGGCGGCAAGCGCGTGCGCATGCTCGACCTGCCGGGCGCCTATAGCCTGCACGCGCAGAGCATGGACGAAGCCGTCACGCGCGATGTGCTGCTCGGTCGTCGTGCGGGCGAGCCGTTGCCCGAGCTGGTGGCCTGTGTGACCGATGCGACCCACCTGCGACTGAATCTGCGCCTGGTGCTGGAAGCGCGCAATCTCGGCCTGCCGATGGTGCTGGTGCTCAACATGAGCGACATGGCCAGAAAGCAGGGCATCCAGATCGACGAAGCCGTGCTGTCGCGCGAGCTGGGCGTGCCGGTGATTTCCACCGTTGCGGTCAAGGCCGATGGCGCGCAGGAACTGCTCAAGTGGATCGATGCCGATCAGCTGAAAAAAGCCATTCCCGCGAAGAAGGAAGAGTTCAAGGGCGATGCGCAGCAACGCGTGCTCGATCTCCATGACGAGGTGCGCCGCATTCTCGATCTGGCCGTGAAAGCGCCTGCGGTGCAACTCGCGCGTGACGACAAGATCGACGCCATCGTGCTGCACCCCGTGTGGGGCTTGGTGCTGCTGGCGGCTTTGCTGTTCCTGATTTTCCAGGCCGTGTTTGCGTGGGCGGCGGTGCCGATGGACTTCATCGACGCGACCACCGCATCGACCGCCGAATGGCTGAACGGACACATGGCCGATGGCCCGCTGCGCAGTCTGCTGGCCGATGGCGTGATTGCCGGTGCCGGTGGCGTGATCGTGTTCCTGCCGCAGATTCTGATCCTGTTCTTCTTCATTCTGGTGCTGGAAGATTCGGGCTACCTGCCGCGCGCCGCGTTCCTGCTGGATCGCGTGATGGGCACAGTGGGGCTGTCGGGCCGTTCGTTCATTCCGCTGCTCTCCAGCTTCGCCTGCGCGATTCCCGGCGTGATGGCCGCGCGCTCGATTCCAAGTTGGCGTGACCGTCTGGTGACCATCATGATTGCGCCGCTGATGACCTGCTCGGCGCGACTGCCGGTGTATGCGCTGCTGATCGGCGCGTTCATTCCCGAGCGCACGATTGGCGGGATTTTCAATCTGCAGGGTCTGGTGCTGTTCGGTCTCTACATTGCCGGCATCGTGAGCGCCATGGCGGTGGCCTATGTCGCCAAGCGCTTCGGTGTGCGCCAAGGCCGTGCCGCGCTGATGATGGAGCTGCCCGCGTATCGCTGGCCCAGCATCCGCAGCCTGATTCTGGGCTTGTACGAACGCGCGGTGATCTTCCTGAAGCGCGTGGGCGGCATCATTCTGGCGCTGACCATCGTGCTGTGGTTCCTGTCCTCGTTCCCCGGTGCTCCCGATGGCGCGACGGAACCCGCGATCACCTACAGCCTGGCTGGCCGCATCGGCGAAGCGATGGCGCTGGTGTTTGCGCCGATCGGTTTCAACTGGCAGATCTGCATTGCGCTGGTGCCCGGCATGGCCGCGCGTGAAGTGGCGGTGAGCGCACTGGGTACGGTGTACGCGCTGTCCGCATCGGGCGACGATACCGCCGCCCAGCTCGGCCCGCTGATCGCAAGCCAGTGGTCGTTGGCCACGGCGCTGTCGCTGCTGACCTGGTTCATTTTCGCCCCGCAATGTCTGGCCACGCTGGCCACCGTGCGCCGCGAGACCAACAGCTGGAAATACGTGGCGATCATGGCAGCCTACCTGTTCGGGCTGGCCTACATCGCCTGCTTTATCGTGTATCACGGCGCGGTGGCATTGGGCTGGGGTTGA
- the argF gene encoding ornithine carbamoyltransferase: protein MKHYLQFSDFTADEYNYLFSRAAIIKGKFKSYEKYHPLLDRTLAMIFEKASTRTRVSFEAGMYQLGGSVVHLTTGDSQLGRSEPIDDSAKVISRMTDLVMIRTFEQSKIELFAANSRVPVINGLTNEFHPCQILADIFTFIEHRGSITGKTVTWVGDGNNMANTWLQAAELLDFTVHVSTPSGYEVDEKLAFGGRKPREGCYKVFADPMEACKGADLVTTDVWTSMGYEAENEKRMKAFADWCVDSDMMAAAKPDALFMHCLPAHRGEEVMADVIDGPQSVVWDEAENRMHAQKALMEYLLLGRLTA, encoded by the coding sequence ATGAAGCATTACCTGCAGTTCTCTGATTTCACCGCGGACGAGTACAACTACCTGTTCTCGCGCGCTGCCATCATCAAGGGCAAGTTCAAGAGCTACGAGAAGTACCACCCGCTGCTCGACCGCACGCTGGCGATGATCTTCGAGAAGGCCAGCACGCGCACGCGTGTGAGCTTCGAGGCCGGCATGTACCAGCTCGGCGGCAGCGTGGTGCATCTGACCACGGGCGACAGCCAGCTCGGCCGTTCCGAGCCGATCGACGACAGCGCCAAGGTCATCAGCCGCATGACCGATCTGGTGATGATCCGCACGTTCGAGCAAAGCAAGATCGAGCTGTTCGCCGCCAACTCGCGCGTGCCCGTCATCAACGGCCTGACCAACGAGTTCCACCCTTGCCAGATTCTGGCCGACATCTTCACCTTCATCGAGCACCGCGGCTCAATCACGGGCAAGACGGTCACCTGGGTGGGCGACGGCAACAACATGGCCAACACCTGGCTGCAGGCCGCTGAACTGCTGGACTTCACCGTCCACGTCAGCACGCCCAGCGGCTACGAGGTCGACGAGAAGCTCGCCTTCGGCGGCCGCAAGCCACGCGAAGGCTGCTACAAGGTCTTCGCCGATCCGATGGAAGCCTGCAAGGGCGCCGACCTCGTCACCACCGACGTGTGGACCAGCATGGGCTACGAAGCCGAGAACGAAAAGCGCATGAAGGCGTTTGCCGACTGGTGCGTCGATTCCGACATGATGGCCGCCGCGAAGCCCGACGCCCTCTTCATGCACTGCCTGCCCGCCCACCGCGGCGAGGAAGTCATGGCCGACGTGATCGATGGTCCGCAGTCCGTCGTCTGGGATGAAGCGGAAAACCGCATGCACGCGCAAAAAGCGCTGATGGAATACCTGCTGCTGGGCCGCCTCACGGCCTGA
- a CDS encoding aspartate aminotransferase family protein, with protein MTAFVEAASPHVMNTYGRVPIALERGQGVRLWDVNGKEYLDGLAGIAVNTLGHNHPKFVPALQDQVAKLIHTSNYYHVLGQEVLAKLVVERAKMDNVFFCSTGLEANEAAIKIARKYGVDKGIEKPVIVVYEHAFHGRSIATMTATGNPKVREGFGPLLEGFLRVPVNDIEALKKATEGNPNIVAVMMEPIQGEGGLHPMRAEYMKQVRALCDANEWLMIVDEIQAGMGRTGKWFAHQWAEIVPDVMSLAKGLGSGVPIGAVVARGKAATVLQPGNHGTTFGGNPLAMRAGIETIRIMEEDKLLQNAADVGEYLKAALKTAFAGEKGVVDIRGQGLMIGVELDRPCGALIGRGAEEAALLFSVTADSVIRLVPALILSRAEADEIVARLAPLVKKFLSEGAPK; from the coding sequence ATGACCGCTTTTGTCGAGGCAGCCTCGCCCCACGTGATGAACACCTATGGCCGCGTTCCAATCGCTCTGGAACGAGGACAAGGCGTGCGACTGTGGGACGTGAACGGCAAGGAATACCTCGACGGGCTGGCTGGCATCGCCGTGAACACGCTCGGCCACAACCACCCCAAGTTCGTGCCCGCGCTGCAGGACCAGGTGGCCAAGCTGATCCACACCTCAAACTACTACCACGTGCTCGGTCAGGAAGTGCTGGCCAAGCTGGTGGTCGAGCGCGCCAAGATGGACAACGTGTTCTTCTGCAGCACAGGTCTGGAAGCCAACGAAGCCGCGATCAAGATCGCCCGCAAGTATGGCGTGGACAAGGGCATCGAAAAGCCCGTGATCGTGGTCTATGAGCACGCCTTCCACGGCCGCTCCATCGCCACCATGACAGCCACCGGCAACCCCAAGGTGCGCGAAGGCTTCGGCCCGCTGCTCGAAGGTTTTCTGCGTGTGCCGGTCAACGACATCGAGGCGCTCAAGAAGGCCACCGAAGGCAACCCGAACATCGTCGCCGTGATGATGGAACCCATTCAGGGCGAAGGCGGTCTGCACCCCATGCGCGCCGAATACATGAAGCAAGTGCGCGCGCTGTGCGATGCCAACGAATGGCTGATGATCGTTGACGAAATTCAGGCCGGCATGGGCCGCACCGGCAAGTGGTTTGCCCACCAGTGGGCCGAGATCGTGCCGGACGTGATGTCGCTGGCCAAGGGTCTGGGCTCGGGCGTGCCGATCGGTGCCGTCGTCGCTCGCGGCAAGGCGGCCACCGTGCTGCAGCCGGGCAACCACGGCACGACCTTCGGCGGCAACCCACTCGCCATGCGCGCAGGCATCGAGACCATCCGCATCATGGAAGAGGACAAGCTGCTGCAGAACGCCGCCGACGTGGGCGAGTATCTGAAAGCTGCGCTCAAGACCGCCTTCGCCGGTGAAAAGGGCGTGGTGGACATTCGCGGTCAGGGCCTGATGATCGGCGTGGAACTCGACCGTCCCTGCGGCGCACTGATCGGACGCGGCGCAGAAGAAGCCGCCCTGCTGTTCTCGGTGACCGCCGACAGCGTGATCCGCCTCGTGCCTGCGCTGATTCTGTCGCGCGCCGAAGCCGATGAAATCGTGGCGCGCCTCGCCCCGCTGGTCAAGAAGTTCCTCTCGGAAGGAGCCCCCAAATAA
- a CDS encoding DUF3579 domain-containing protein, which produces MVSSDAKEVFIQGITQDGKTFRPSDWAERLAGVMSQFRPGGVSPGSHLSYSPWCVPTSMNGVKCVIVNRELQKFEPMAWDFALNFAKDNDLQIAEACLLPDPKA; this is translated from the coding sequence ATGGTCTCTTCCGACGCAAAAGAAGTCTTTATTCAAGGTATCACCCAAGACGGGAAAACCTTCCGGCCCAGCGACTGGGCTGAGCGTCTGGCCGGTGTGATGAGCCAGTTTCGCCCCGGTGGCGTCAGTCCCGGCAGCCATTTGAGCTACTCGCCATGGTGCGTTCCCACCAGCATGAACGGCGTGAAGTGCGTGATCGTCAACCGCGAGCTGCAGAAGTTCGAACCCATGGCGTGGGACTTCGCGCTGAACTTCGCCAAAGACAACGATCTGCAAATAGCGGAAGCCTGCTTGCTTCCCGATCCAAAGGCCTGA
- a CDS encoding nitroreductase family protein — protein MTSTAINLFTKRRTQYALGKKLPISEAQVEALILEAVRQAPSSFNSQSSRVVVLFGAQHEKLWNITREVLRLMVPADAFVKTDAKMDGFAAGAGSVLFFEDEDVIKKLQADFALYADKFPMFSEHSSGMAQYAVWTALADAGIGASLQHYSPVIDEQVATTWNIPASWKLRAQMPFGSNEAPFGEKTFIADDLRFKVYR, from the coding sequence ATGACCAGCACAGCCATCAACCTGTTCACCAAGCGCCGCACGCAATACGCCCTCGGCAAGAAGCTGCCCATCTCCGAAGCGCAAGTCGAAGCGCTGATTCTGGAGGCCGTGCGCCAGGCACCTTCTTCGTTCAATTCGCAGAGTTCCCGTGTGGTGGTGCTGTTCGGCGCGCAACACGAAAAGCTGTGGAACATCACCCGTGAAGTTCTGCGCCTGATGGTGCCTGCCGATGCGTTCGTGAAGACCGACGCCAAGATGGACGGCTTTGCTGCGGGCGCGGGCTCGGTGCTGTTCTTTGAAGACGAAGATGTCATCAAGAAGCTGCAGGCCGATTTTGCCCTGTACGCCGACAAGTTCCCGATGTTCTCCGAGCATTCCTCGGGCATGGCGCAATACGCGGTGTGGACTGCGCTGGCCGATGCGGGCATCGGTGCCAGCCTGCAGCACTACTCGCCGGTGATCGACGAACAAGTCGCCACGACATGGAACATTCCTGCATCGTGGAAGCTGCGCGCCCAGATGCCTTTCGGCTCGAACGAAGCGCCATTTGGCGAGAAAACCTTCATCGCCGACGACCTGCGCTTCAAGGTCTACCGCTGA
- the rpsT gene encoding 30S ribosomal protein S20 — protein MASKPKKKNPRLASGRKRARQNVKLNTANTSLRSKYRTAVKNVEKAVLAGDKTKATELFAKAQSVLDTIADKGIFHKNKAARDKSRLSAKVKALATAAA, from the coding sequence ATGGCATCTAAGCCAAAGAAAAAGAACCCCCGTCTGGCGTCCGGCCGTAAGCGCGCACGCCAGAACGTCAAACTGAACACAGCAAACACATCGCTGCGTTCGAAGTACCGTACCGCTGTCAAGAACGTCGAAAAGGCTGTTCTGGCTGGCGACAAAACCAAGGCAACTGAATTGTTCGCCAAGGCTCAATCCGTGCTGGACACGATCGCCGACAAGGGCATCTTCCACAAGAACAAGGCAGCTCGCGACAAGAGCCGTCTGTCCGCCAAGGTCAAGGCCCTGGCAACAGCAGCCGCCTGA
- the murJ gene encoding murein biosynthesis integral membrane protein MurJ yields MSLFKAASTVSLLTLASRVLGLVRDLLMASMFGANVLTDAFNVAFRIPNLFRRLFAEGAFSQAFVPVLATHKAQHGDESTRTLISDVATVLFWALLVTCILGVVGAPILVWLLASGLRTSPGGMDAAVLMTRWMFPYIGFMSLVALSAGVLNTWRRFAVSALTPVLLNVSMIAAAVIGAPLFAKHGIEPIYAMVGGVMIGGVLQLAVQIPALMKLGLMPRIGVSTKAIRAAFADPGVHRILKLMGPALLGVGVAQISLMINTQIASYLEQGSVTWLFYADRLMEFPTALLGVALGVVLTSQLAIAKASGDSERYSGMLDWGLRIVVLLSMPCAIGLLFFAKPLVATLFHHGALTDRDVQQITIALQGYGIGLLGLVAVKVLAPGYYAAQNIRTPVKIAMAVLVITQLLNLVLVPKLAHAGLALSIGLGALVNATWLLIGLLRRGSFKPLPGWRKFFLQTLAASALLAIFLWWGNQHFDWIALRAHAMWRVGLLAAMLIGSMVVYFGALWAFRMNLRQVLRR; encoded by the coding sequence GTGTCACTGTTCAAAGCCGCCTCCACCGTTTCGTTGCTGACGCTTGCCTCCCGAGTGCTGGGGCTGGTGCGCGATCTTCTGATGGCCTCCATGTTTGGAGCCAACGTTCTGACCGACGCGTTCAATGTCGCGTTCCGCATTCCCAATCTGTTCCGGCGGCTGTTTGCCGAAGGGGCGTTCAGCCAGGCGTTTGTGCCGGTGCTGGCCACGCACAAGGCGCAGCATGGGGATGAATCCACGCGCACGTTGATCAGCGATGTGGCGACGGTGCTGTTCTGGGCGCTGCTTGTCACCTGCATTCTGGGCGTGGTCGGTGCGCCGATTCTGGTCTGGCTGCTGGCCAGCGGCCTGCGCACGTCGCCGGGCGGCATGGACGCTGCCGTGCTGATGACGCGCTGGATGTTCCCCTACATCGGCTTCATGTCGCTGGTCGCGCTGTCGGCTGGGGTGCTCAACACTTGGCGGCGGTTTGCCGTGTCGGCGCTCACGCCGGTGCTGCTCAATGTGAGCATGATCGCCGCTGCCGTGATCGGTGCGCCGCTGTTTGCCAAGCATGGCATCGAGCCGATTTACGCGATGGTGGGTGGCGTGATGATCGGCGGCGTGCTGCAGCTCGCCGTGCAGATACCCGCGCTGATGAAGCTTGGGCTGATGCCGCGCATCGGCGTGAGCACCAAAGCCATTCGTGCCGCATTTGCCGATCCGGGCGTGCACCGCATTCTCAAGCTCATGGGGCCGGCCTTGCTGGGCGTGGGCGTGGCGCAGATCTCGCTGATGATCAACACGCAGATCGCTTCGTATCTGGAGCAGGGCAGCGTGACCTGGCTGTTCTATGCCGACCGTCTCATGGAATTCCCCACGGCGCTGCTCGGCGTGGCGCTGGGGGTGGTGCTCACTTCGCAACTGGCGATTGCCAAGGCGAGCGGGGACTCCGAGCGCTATTCGGGCATGCTCGACTGGGGGCTGCGCATCGTCGTGCTGCTGAGCATGCCTTGCGCCATCGGCCTGCTGTTCTTCGCCAAGCCGCTGGTGGCCACGCTGTTCCATCATGGCGCGCTGACCGATCGCGATGTGCAGCAGATCACCATTGCGTTGCAGGGCTATGGCATTGGCCTGTTGGGGCTGGTGGCAGTGAAGGTGCTGGCACCGGGTTACTACGCCGCGCAGAACATCCGCACGCCGGTGAAGATTGCCATGGCGGTGTTGGTGATCACTCAGTTGCTGAACCTTGTGCTGGTTCCCAAGCTCGCTCACGCCGGGCTGGCACTGTCGATTGGCCTTGGGGCGCTGGTCAATGCGACCTGGCTGCTGATCGGGTTGCTGCGTCGCGGCAGCTTCAAGCCGCTGCCGGGCTGGCGCAAGTTCTTCCTGCAGACGCTGGCGGCCAGCGCGCTGCTGGCGATTTTTCTGTGGTGGGGCAATCAGCACTTCGACTGGATTGCGCTGCGCGCTCATGCAATGTGGCGTGTTGGCCTACTGGCTGCAATGCTGATTGGTTCTATGGTGGTGTACTTCGGAGCACTCTGGGCTTTCAGAATGAATTTGCGGCAGGTTTTGCGCAGATAA
- a CDS encoding SirB1 family protein — translation MSLQFNVPTPLEYFASLVREGSQQESIPLLEAATCIAQDAYPLLDVQQVLDEVDQLQARLNRMIEPAAEPMRRLTVLNQFFFNDLGFSGNLNNYYDPDNSYLNVVLRSRRGIPISLALLWLELAQSINLRAYGISFPGHFLVKVQLPEGQVVIDPTTGRSLSREDLSERLETFVSDRSDVTDGSLRELAEYLRSASSRQILVRMLRNLKEIHRAEGDWQRLIDVQSRLIALLPEAWNEWRDRGFAHVERGHMLDAITDLEIYLQHEGMSVDAEAIQELLLRLRESQS, via the coding sequence ATGTCACTGCAATTCAATGTTCCCACCCCGCTGGAATACTTTGCAAGCCTGGTGCGCGAAGGTAGTCAGCAGGAATCCATTCCGCTGCTCGAGGCAGCTACCTGCATCGCGCAGGATGCCTATCCGCTGCTCGATGTGCAGCAGGTGCTCGACGAGGTCGATCAGCTTCAGGCGCGCCTGAATCGCATGATCGAGCCCGCCGCGGAGCCCATGCGCAGGCTGACGGTGCTGAACCAGTTCTTCTTCAACGATCTGGGCTTCAGCGGCAATCTCAACAATTACTACGATCCCGACAACAGCTACCTGAACGTGGTGTTGCGCTCGCGGCGCGGCATTCCGATCTCGCTGGCGTTGCTGTGGCTGGAGCTGGCGCAGAGTATCAATCTGCGGGCCTACGGGATTTCGTTTCCCGGCCATTTCCTCGTCAAGGTGCAATTGCCCGAGGGGCAGGTGGTGATCGACCCGACCACCGGGCGCTCGCTCTCGCGCGAGGATCTGAGCGAGCGGCTGGAAACCTTCGTCTCCGACCGCAGCGATGTCACCGATGGCAGCCTGCGCGAGCTGGCGGAGTACCTGCGCTCGGCCTCGTCCCGTCAGATTCTGGTGCGCATGCTGCGCAATCTGAAGGAAATCCACCGCGCCGAAGGCGACTGGCAACGCCTGATCGATGTGCAGAGCCGCCTCATCGCGCTCCTGCCCGAGGCCTGGAACGAATGGCGCGACCGGGGCTTTGCGCATGTGGAGCGCGGACACATGCTGGACGCGATCACCGATCTGGAGATTTATCTCCAGCACGAAGGCATGTCCGTCGACGCGGAAGCCATTCAGGAACTGCTGCTGCGACTGCGCGAATCGCAGAGCTGA
- the ppk2 gene encoding polyphosphate kinase 2 yields MFQNSALDPQDFMQRMADDLMDSYDEELEQEIDDRYIDENGERPLVDSAARRDYFKSLFHLQGELVKLQDWVQQSREKIVIIFEGRDAAGKGGVIKRITQRLNPRVARVAALPAPNDRERTQWYFQRYVSHLPAAGEIVLFDRSWYNRAGVEHVMGFCTDDEYEEFFRSVPEFEKMLVRSGIRVIKYWFSITDEEQHLRFLGRIHDPLKQWKLSPMDLQSRVRWEEYTKAKETMLERTHIPEAPWWVVPADDKKKARLNCIAHLLTQMPYQEVAHPEVVLPERVRHPEYFRQPVPANLIVPQVY; encoded by the coding sequence ATGTTTCAAAACTCCGCACTAGACCCCCAAGATTTCATGCAACGCATGGCTGACGACCTCATGGACAGCTATGACGAAGAACTTGAACAAGAAATCGACGATCGCTACATCGACGAAAACGGTGAGCGTCCGTTGGTGGACAGCGCCGCGCGCCGCGACTACTTCAAGAGCCTGTTCCACCTGCAAGGCGAACTCGTCAAGCTGCAGGACTGGGTGCAGCAATCACGCGAGAAGATCGTCATCATCTTCGAAGGCCGCGACGCGGCAGGCAAGGGCGGTGTGATCAAGCGCATCACCCAGCGCCTGAACCCGCGCGTGGCCCGCGTGGCCGCGCTGCCCGCACCCAACGACCGCGAGCGCACGCAGTGGTACTTTCAGCGCTACGTCTCGCACCTGCCAGCGGCGGGCGAGATCGTGCTGTTCGACCGCAGTTGGTACAACCGCGCGGGCGTCGAGCATGTGATGGGCTTTTGTACCGACGACGAGTACGAAGAGTTCTTCCGCAGCGTGCCCGAGTTCGAGAAGATGCTCGTGCGCTCGGGCATTCGCGTCATCAAATACTGGTTCTCGATCACCGACGAAGAGCAGCATCTGCGCTTTCTCGGACGCATCCACGATCCGCTCAAGCAGTGGAAGCTCAGCCCCATGGACCTCCAGAGCCGCGTTCGCTGGGAGGAATACACCAAGGCCAAGGAAACGATGCTGGAGCGCACCCACATCCCCGAAGCGCCGTGGTGGGTGGTGCCTGCGGACGACAAGAAAAAAGCACGCCTGAACTGCATCGCGCATCTGCTCACCCAGATGCCTTATCAGGAAGTGGCGCACCCCGAAGTCGTGCTGCCCGAGCGCGTGCGCCATCCCGAGTACTTCCGCCAGCCAGTGCCTGCGAACCTGATCGTGCCGCAAGTCTACTGA
- a CDS encoding universal stress protein, with translation MTILVAYVARPEGRAALDKGIEIATRRNEPLVVVNAGPGGHQEDPALISGYEAERVEERLATLGIQAEFKQFVRGKSAIDEIEALVSELDVSVLVIGLRKRTAVGKLLLGSMAQEILMNVDCPVLCVKAT, from the coding sequence ATGACCATTCTGGTTGCCTATGTCGCGCGCCCCGAGGGCCGCGCCGCTCTGGACAAGGGTATCGAGATCGCCACCCGCCGCAACGAACCCCTGGTGGTGGTGAACGCCGGCCCCGGCGGCCATCAGGAAGACCCCGCGCTGATCAGCGGCTACGAAGCCGAGCGCGTCGAAGAACGCTTGGCGACGCTGGGCATCCAGGCCGAGTTCAAGCAATTCGTGCGCGGCAAGAGCGCCATCGACGAAATCGAAGCGCTGGTGAGCGAACTGGACGTCTCCGTCCTCGTCATCGGCCTGCGCAAGCGCACGGCGGTCGGCAAACTGCTGCTGGGCAGCATGGCTCAGGAAATTCTGATGAATGTGGACTGCCCGGTGCTGTGCGTGAAGGCGACCTGA
- a CDS encoding AI-2E family transporter: MHTASPAPVPQEQPPQPPNHHNGGGRKPFRGVEVASYLLMAAMLFLVLHYSLLPGLLSVCLGFLATRWLAVKFTWLRRRFPRKAGKVGFGPGLAATLVILAPMVLIALALSHSRTYIVDAPQQYKELLDFLADTVLELRQKLPEDLGAMLPAGAEELQKVMAAYLGAKAGALAMAGRAWLTGLLYAYVGLIIGTLAAVRHISNHRGPLAVELIKRITLFGEAFRQIVAAQFWIASFNTVLTALFLLAILPIWDLQLPYTPALITLTFFAGLIPIVGNLLCNAVITLVGLSVSPAAAAACLLFLILIHKAEYVINAKVVGTRTHMGVWELLAVMFVAEAIFGPSGLVAAPLFYAYLKKELEASHLV; the protein is encoded by the coding sequence ATGCACACCGCGTCGCCTGCGCCCGTTCCACAAGAACAACCACCACAGCCCCCGAATCACCACAACGGGGGTGGGCGCAAGCCCTTTCGCGGCGTGGAGGTGGCGAGCTATCTGCTGATGGCCGCCATGCTCTTCCTGGTGCTGCACTACAGCCTGCTGCCGGGGCTGCTCAGCGTCTGTCTGGGCTTTCTGGCCACCCGCTGGCTGGCCGTCAAATTCACCTGGCTGCGCAGGCGTTTTCCGCGCAAGGCGGGCAAGGTCGGCTTCGGGCCGGGGCTGGCGGCCACGCTGGTGATTCTGGCCCCCATGGTGCTGATCGCACTGGCGCTCTCGCACTCGCGTACTTACATCGTGGATGCGCCTCAGCAATACAAGGAACTGCTGGATTTTCTGGCCGACACCGTGCTGGAGCTGCGCCAGAAGCTGCCTGAAGACCTTGGTGCCATGCTGCCCGCAGGCGCGGAAGAGCTGCAAAAGGTGATGGCCGCCTACCTCGGTGCCAAGGCCGGAGCGCTCGCCATGGCCGGTCGCGCCTGGCTCACCGGACTGCTGTACGCCTATGTCGGCCTGATCATCGGCACGCTCGCCGCCGTGCGCCATATCAGCAACCACCGCGGCCCGCTGGCCGTCGAGCTGATCAAGCGCATCACGCTGTTCGGTGAAGCCTTCCGCCAGATCGTCGCGGCGCAGTTCTGGATCGCCTCGTTCAACACCGTGCTCACCGCGCTGTTCCTGCTCGCCATCCTGCCGATCTGGGACCTGCAACTGCCCTACACCCCGGCGCTCATCACGCTCACCTTCTTTGCCGGGCTGATCCCCATCGTCGGCAACCTGCTGTGCAATGCGGTGATCACGCTGGTCGGCCTGTCGGTCTCGCCCGCAGCGGCCGCCGCCTGCCTGCTGTTCCTGATCCTGATCCACAAGGCCGAATACGTCATCAACGCCAAGGTCGTCGGCACGCGCACGCACATGGGCGTGTGGGAACTGCTGGCGGTGATGTTCGTGGCCGAGGCCATCTTCGGCCCGTCCGGACTGGTGGCCGCGCCCCTGTTCTACGCCTATCTCAAGAAAGAGCTGGAAGCCTCGCACCTGGTGTGA